Proteins encoded together in one Telopea speciosissima isolate NSW1024214 ecotype Mountain lineage chromosome 4, Tspe_v1, whole genome shotgun sequence window:
- the LOC122659317 gene encoding uncharacterized protein LOC122659317 → MAKGIMKHLEETFGKQDRLARQKISSALFSAKMVDSTSILDHMMRMNKYFQELEGYGSIFELDFKIEIIFATLPDYYTSFIVNYHMNRVTVNTIFELTNMLTEAKGALKKSKAVALVTEKSS, encoded by the coding sequence ATGGCAAAAGGGATCATGAAACACTTGGAGGAGACATTTGGAAAGCAAGATCGTCTTGCTCGTCAAAAAATCTCCTCTGCATTGTTCTCTGCTAAAATGGTTGATTCCACATCTATCTTGGATCATATGATGAGAATGAATAAATACTTCCAGGAATTAGAGGGTTATGGATCAATTTTTGAATTGGATTTCAAGATTGAGATCATTTTTGCCACACTGCCAGACTATTACACTTCGTTTATTGTGAACTATCACATGAATAGGGTGACAGTGAACACCATTTTTGAGTTAACCAATATGCTTACAGAAGCAAAAGGTGCACTCAAGAAAAGCAAGGCAGTGGCTCTTGTCACTGAGAAGAGTTCTTAA